Within the Catalinimonas niigatensis genome, the region AATGCGCAATTCGCGCCGATTCACCCATAAAAATATCATCAGGGTACACGATGCGCGTATCGTACGCTTTACCAATAGCTTTGGTATCGCTGAAGATATACAGGTGGGCATACTTGAATATGCAAATGCCGGAAACCTGCAGGATTTTCTTAACACTACCCCTTCGGAGGAGCAGTTTAAGCAGGTAGTGCTGGGGATATTGCACGGCCTGCAATATCTCCATACGGAAAAAAGGGTGATTCATCGTGATCTGTCGCCGGACAACATACTGATGATCAAAGACCATGAGGTATGGATACCCAAGATTGCTGACTTTGGCATCTCCAAACAAATTGATCTTAAGACGATGAATATGGGGGGTAAAAAAGTCTCTTCTGAACTGGTAGGAAAGATGGAGTACATGGCACCGGAACAATTTGATCCCAAAAAATATGGTATTGACGGACAAATTGCTACCAATGTAGACTTGTGGGCCCTAGGGGTCATTCTCACTGAGGTCTTTCTGGAGAGCTCTCCTTTTGGAGACAGGAATACAGCCCAGAGCCCTATGCAAATCATGCACAATGTTTTGCATAACCCCATTCCTGCTGAAATCAGGAAAATACCTGAACCTTATTGTAAAGTAATTAAAAGTTGTCTGATTAAGGATGCGAATAAACGGGTAAAAAGCAGTCAGGACCTGATCTATACCATTTCTTCCTACGAGCCTAAAAAGAAAAAGACATATGTTCCTTTGCTTGTTGCGGGACTTTTTGTGGCGCTGCTCGCAGCTACTGGTGTCTGGTACTTTCAGAAAAATGTGATCAATGACAAAACCATAATAGCTGAGACACCTATCAGCAATGATGATGCACCAAAGGAGAAATTTACCTTTCAGCCAGTTGATTCTACAATAGCAACAGTAGATTCTGCCTCTGCCGATACTACAGCAGGACTGGGTGCTGAGAACAATGCCAATATGGATGGAAATGAAAAAATGCCGGTCAATATCACTGAAGTAGATCCTAATGGGGCTGCCGTACTTAAATCAATGACTAATCATACCGGTATGACTTCAGCTAAGAAAAAAGAGTTTTTTCAGGATCTGCATCGGGAAATTAAGTCACTGGATAATGATGAGATAGATATCTTCATCAGAAGAAGCAGGATTAACCATCATATCAATGATTTTTTTACTGATAATAAAGCCAATGTGGTCATTCAATACGTGAACGATAGTATTGAGATGAAAGAACAGGATGTAGAAAGTTTCTTCAATTATATCGTCAATACTGCTGAAATGGAAGTGAGGGACTGGGAGATAGACCCTCTCAAGACCAAACTGGTGGAAGATAAAATTGCTACCCTTACTGTGAAGAAGCTTTAAACTTTCTATTGCTTTACTATTCTTCCACTCAGTACCTGTTTTTTCTCCCCTTCAATAACCAACTGATAATGATACAAACCACTGCTCATTCCCTTGGGTAAATCAACTTGCAGCACATGATAGCCTGATGTAAGCTGGCCGAAGCTATAGTTGACAACTTTATATCCAAGGTTATTGAATATATTGAGTTGAAGATGAGTATTGAAATGTTTGCCCTGAGGCATGGTAAAGGGTAGTTTGAAACGACTGCTTGTAGGGTTGGGATAAGGCATACCTACCCTGAACTGCATGATATCTAAGATAGAAATTAGATCTTCTTGAGTTCCAAAGTAAATCTGCAGTGGGAGTTTACCTTCTTCAGGAATTCGGAAACTACTTTCAGATTGTACACTCATATCTATCATCCTGCTATTCAATTCATCCCAGAGGTAAAGCTTTTGATCCATGTGTTGAATTACGCTATTATCCCAACTCAACCGTACCATCTCTCCTGCTTTACCACCCCTCAGTTCTGCTTGCCATAGAAAGTTTTCCTGCTCACTCACTATAGAGCGGTTAAGAGGTAAATTCCTGCTTTCTTCATGCATTACCATTTCGGGATAGGCTGAAAGCTGAGGTAGTTGTACCGCATCATGGATATCCCAGGAATCTTTGGAGTCAGCCCGCATACCAATGCCGTTTCTCCGGTTTACTATTCCTTTAATCTCCACATGAATTGGCAATTCCCAACCTGAATCCTTGTCCTTTTCTTTTGCAATCCTATTTGCGGAAGAACGTGTACTCACCGGAACCTGAACGATCATGTCAGTTCCTTCATGAAAAATAAATGCGCCTTCAAAAGCTTTAAGTTCATTTGATGTGTCTCCATAACCTGAACGACTCAATCTATTGATGTTCCCAATTGGACTACCAGGATTTGCAGTTCTAACGTTCTGCCAATCAATCGCAAAAGGATAGGGATTTCCAATTAGGTTCCAACCATCTTTGAGGACAATTTCATGAACCATTGTTCCATCTACTTCTTCACTCATCTCAGCTATCATTCCACCAAAACTAATATTTTGACTACTTCGCATGATCAGAAAATAGCCATTTCCATGCTCAAACATACTTGATCCCGAAAAACCAGAAGTATTGAGTTCCCTAAAACCTTTATCGTTTTCTGTTGGAATGCCAGGAATGTGCCGGAATAGACGCCATTCAGCATCATCGTACTCTCCCAAACCACCAAGTACTCCGCTTATACTTTGCGATTCAAAAGGAAAGGCAATGATGTTGTAGTCAGTGAAAGACAGGTCGTTTTTTTCATTTATCGAATACCATGGTCCAACTTCACTACTCTCAGCACTGAAATGTTGAGGTCCATAACTCCAGTAGGTATACCCTTTTTGTACGGTAGGATTCCCATGAATATCCCGGAATTCAAATGCATAGCGAATACCCAGAGGATCATTGAGACTGTTGATATCAGTAGTACTTAAGGTGAAACTGTAGCCATCATCCACTTTTTCAAGAGCCACTTCTCTGGCGGTTGAAAAGTCTTGGCTTAGGCCAGAGTATCGTAATTTTGAGTTTATTTCATCAATCCCACTTACATCAGTTGCCGTAACAAGTAGTGTAAGCGGGGATGAGAATTCTTGATTTTCGTTGACTGTATGGCTCAGTACCGGCCCATCAGTATCATCATCATGATCTGGCTTAGGCTTGATGACCACGGTAATTGCATCTGTATCTGTTTCTCCCTTATCGTCTTCTACTGTGAGAACTATTTCATGCACACCTACATCCAGTGTCTGCTCACTTACCGCAGTTTCTGCCAAAATTTCATCATTTCTTGTCCAGATATAGCTTACGATGTTTCCATCAGAATCACTTGATTCAGATCCATCTAAAGTAAGGGTTTCTTTTCCGTCACCATCGTTGTCAGTTAATTCAGGAATTTCTTTGGCTACAGCTATGGGTGGTAGGTTACTTCCCGCTTCATTTACGGTGACAGTAAACAGATCGTTTACGGTAGCCCCCTCACTATCTGTTGCAATGACCGTAATAGCTGCTTCTCCTGTCGCCCCTGCGATAAAGGTAAGGATAAGTTGGGTATCATTTTCTTCAGCCAGTACCAGATCTTCGTTGCTATTTTCTACTGTGTAGCTAAGTTCTGTGTCTTCTTCATCTAAAAAAACCTCAGAAAGGTCTATCATTACAGGGTCAGCATCCTGTAGTACATTCAAATCGCTTATAGCTTGTGCTACTGTAGGTGGATCATTTACTGCAGTAATTGTAAGGGTAAGCGTTTTACTAAAAGTATTGTTACTGTTACCTTCATCAGTGGCTGTAACCGTAATTTCAACCAGCCCATACGCATTTTCTACTGAAGAAATTGTTATCGCCTGGTCAGATGTATTGTAGCTAAGGTCAGCTATGGCTATGTCTTCGAGCGTAGGGTTAAATGAATAACCTGCTATTGGAGTATTGTCATCGGGAAGTATATGAACCGTTGTTGCTTCATCAAAATCTTCGGTGAGATTTATGTTTTCCGTTGAAAGTTGAAAGGAAGGTGGCTTGTTTAAATTAATTTGGATGTTCTGCTGACTTAGCAATCCGTGAGATGTTACCTGCAGATTATATTCACCTGAAGTTATGTCTTGTGGAATTGTTGCATTAATCTCCGTACCCTCTCCATTGACAGTAATTCCTGTAAGGGAAAGGCCACCTAGTTTAACTTCTATATCTACAGGATCAAAATAACTACCTTTGATTACGAAATTATCACCTGCCTCAAAAACTAAAGTTGGTGCACCCTGATTATCTTCAACTTCTGAAATAGCAGGAGTCTGGTTCATCTTAATAATAAACACTCCATAGGTATTTGAGTAGGTGTTTTCTATGGCAAGATTTTCATCAAGACTTACACTACCTTCATAATCACCTGCCAGGTAAATATTGCCTACTTTGTCAAGGGCAATGGTTTCGGCAAAGTGAAAGTCTCCATCGGTATTAGTGGCCCATACCAAATCACCATTTGACGCATATTTTGCCACATATACATACCGCTGCTCACTGGAATTTGATTCTACAGAGATATTTTTATTTGGAGCTGAAAATTCACCAGGGTTTCCAAAGCTTCCGGTCACATATACATTTCCTTGCAGGTCAGCTACTACAGCATTTCCAAAATCTTTACCTGGTTCTGCATCATCGCTTTCTGCTGGAGCATTTTTATCAGAACCTGCTCGCCTTACCCACTCAAAATCTCCATCTTTAGTATGCTTTGCTAAAAAAATATCATAGCCACTAATATTGTCTAAATTATTGGCCCTTCCTGTAATGTAGATAGAACCATCAGAACCGATGGTCATGTTCTTGGCTTGATCTCCTCTACCTTCATTCCCAAAGCTTTTTAACCATCCGTTGCTTCCATCAGCATTTATTTTGAGGATAAAGTAATCTTCTCCATTTTGGTTGGATGTTACTGATTCTGTAAAATTTCCATTTGCATCACCAAAAGTAAAGCTGCCAGCAAAGTAACCAGTAGCATATACATTCCCATCTTCATCAAGTACCATTGACTGTAATACGCCCAGACCAGAGGGAAAGCCATAAGCTGTCCATAAGTACCTGCCTTCACTACTGTATTTTGCTATTGCTATGTTTTTTTCCTGCTTCACATGCGTTTCCTGATTGTTATCGCCAGAAAAAGAGAAGTTTTCGCCATCCAATATACCTGAGATGAAGTAGTTGCCATCCTTATCTATTGCCACACTCTTCAATTCATCGTTACCCTGACTCTGTCCGTTTGAAAAATTTTTGAATGCACCACCTTCTGCGAAATTCAGAGCAAACAGTCCATTGCTTTCAATATCTCTATTTATCCTAACCCCTAAACTCCTAAACTCTAGTATTCTATCATATTCTCCGCCAAATACCAATTGGTCATTAGCATTAATGTAAACATCACTCATAACACTGGAAAATTCATCCGAGCCATCACTGACATCATTTGCGATAACGAATACCTGGGGTTGACCATTAACAACTTTAAATACAACTGCATTTTCTTCGTCATTAGAAGAGATAGTGTTACCCGGCACGACATTTATATTACCAGCTGCTCTGGTGGGTATATATAAATTTCCCTCACTGTCCGTCACTATGTCTTTACCTATACGATTGTTCTCTGATGCATCAATTTTCCGTATCCATTGCCACTTAGTATCCTGGGCTATAAGCCTCACGAATGGCATAGCAATCAATAGAAAAATAAATCCGATTGTGACTATAGTTTTTTGTGAAGACTTATCCATGTTTTATAAATATTTGATCACTTATACTCTCTTAAAAAGCATTTAACTCCTCCCTTCTTGGAAAGAATTCCCAGGTTATGGGTTGGGTAATTCTGGGGTAACCTCAATTGTATTTGATTCTGGTACGGGATCTGGCCCAGGACCTGGCTCTGGTTTTGTAAAGTAATAAACAGCTCCAGCAATAATAAGAGGCAAACCTACCTTAAGCACCACAGGGATGCGAGGTTTCACTTGAAAAGGTTGTGATGCTACTTGTTTTCTAGTTTTAGGCTCATACAATTTTATCATATAATCTTTGCCCGGCTTTTGTTGTACCTTCCAATTCCATTGCTGACCAGATAAATCCTGTCTAATTTCCTTAATCATCGTTTGCCCCTGATATAAAGTTACTGTTGCATTCTCAACGGAGGCGTTCCAGCTTAAGGCGATGTTTTTGCCTTTCTTAACTTTAGCAGGAAGGGCGGTAGTAAACTCTAATGAAGGAAGAGTAGCTATTTCTGATGTCGCTTTAGTGTCTTCTTTCTCTTTTGTATCAACAGTACTTATAATTGTAACTTCTTCTTTCACTTTTTCAACTGCTTGCGTAGTACCGTTTACTGGAGAATGGAGCATATCTCTATCATAATTAACTCCTGCTATCCATACCTGCCAACGGTCCTTTTCAAGATCATATTCAGCCCTTAGCGTAGCATTTCTTCTTATAGGTTTGTACTGATGGTTTTTATAAGCACTGTTTTTACCTTTAAACTCACTATTGTAGCTGGCAATCACATAGATAAAACCTTCTTTATGAATATCCGATAATTCAAGTTCAGTAAAGAAGATTGTTTTCTCATAATATTTCTGATACTGTAGCTTAAAATTGTTCAGGTAGGTGGGTACAGTGAGCGCCGAGACTTCAATATCATTCTTGGTCAGGTCCAGAGGGGTGATGTCATCTTCTATGATCACTTTATCATCATAAAAAACCTGGTTAAACAGACTATCCTTACGAGAGTAACTGCTTTGAATGTATCTATCAATAGCACCCCGGCTCCGGGTGGGGTCAGAAATTAATTGTAAGAGTTCTTCAAACTCCTGTATTCTTAAAGTGGCTCGTCTTTTAATCTGATCTTCGTCAAATTCAGTTAAATTCTGTGCATAAGAGGTAAGTGCACAGCAATAAATAAAGACCATCAGACAATAGGGGTGCAGTTTTTTCATCTTATTTGATGTAGAGATGATTACTTAAATAGCTTCTCTTCTTTTCAATATCAGCATATAGCAACTCACTAATCAACCAACCACTGTTATTTTCATTGCGATTGAACTCTTCTACTTTTACTATCCATTGGTTTAGTTGGAGAAAGTGGTAGGAAACCTTTTTTACTCCTTTAAACTTAAATCCTCCGTTATGGGCCATGAGTAACAATTGATTCATTGGGTTTTCTTTAGGCTGCGAATGATCGTAATACTCATTGGGGTCTGCAAACATCCTTCGCAATTCCAGAAAATTTGTACCATGTCCGGA harbors:
- a CDS encoding PKD domain-containing protein: MDKSSQKTIVTIGFIFLLIAMPFVRLIAQDTKWQWIRKIDASENNRIGKDIVTDSEGNLYIPTRAAGNINVVPGNTISSNDEENAVVFKVVNGQPQVFVIANDVSDGSDEFSSVMSDVYINANDQLVFGGEYDRILEFRSLGVRINRDIESNGLFALNFAEGGAFKNFSNGQSQGNDELKSVAIDKDGNYFISGILDGENFSFSGDNNQETHVKQEKNIAIAKYSSEGRYLWTAYGFPSGLGVLQSMVLDEDGNVYATGYFAGSFTFGDANGNFTESVTSNQNGEDYFILKINADGSNGWLKSFGNEGRGDQAKNMTIGSDGSIYITGRANNLDNISGYDIFLAKHTKDGDFEWVRRAGSDKNAPAESDDAEPGKDFGNAVVADLQGNVYVTGSFGNPGEFSAPNKNISVESNSSEQRYVYVAKYASNGDLVWATNTDGDFHFAETIALDKVGNIYLAGDYEGSVSLDENLAIENTYSNTYGVFIIKMNQTPAISEVEDNQGAPTLVFEAGDNFVIKGSYFDPVDIEVKLGGLSLTGITVNGEGTEINATIPQDITSGEYNLQVTSHGLLSQQNIQINLNKPPSFQLSTENINLTEDFDEATTVHILPDDNTPIAGYSFNPTLEDIAIADLSYNTSDQAITISSVENAYGLVEITVTATDEGNSNNTFSKTLTLTITAVNDPPTVAQAISDLNVLQDADPVMIDLSEVFLDEEDTELSYTVENSNEDLVLAEENDTQLILTFIAGATGEAAITVIATDSEGATVNDLFTVTVNEAGSNLPPIAVAKEIPELTDNDGDGKETLTLDGSESSDSDGNIVSYIWTRNDEILAETAVSEQTLDVGVHEIVLTVEDDKGETDTDAITVVIKPKPDHDDDTDGPVLSHTVNENQEFSSPLTLLVTATDVSGIDEINSKLRYSGLSQDFSTAREVALEKVDDGYSFTLSTTDINSLNDPLGIRYAFEFRDIHGNPTVQKGYTYWSYGPQHFSAESSEVGPWYSINEKNDLSFTDYNIIAFPFESQSISGVLGGLGEYDDAEWRLFRHIPGIPTENDKGFRELNTSGFSGSSMFEHGNGYFLIMRSSQNISFGGMIAEMSEEVDGTMVHEIVLKDGWNLIGNPYPFAIDWQNVRTANPGSPIGNINRLSRSGYGDTSNELKAFEGAFIFHEGTDMIVQVPVSTRSSANRIAKEKDKDSGWELPIHVEIKGIVNRRNGIGMRADSKDSWDIHDAVQLPQLSAYPEMVMHEESRNLPLNRSIVSEQENFLWQAELRGGKAGEMVRLSWDNSVIQHMDQKLYLWDELNSRMIDMSVQSESSFRIPEEGKLPLQIYFGTQEDLISILDIMQFRVGMPYPNPTSSRFKLPFTMPQGKHFNTHLQLNIFNNLGYKVVNYSFGQLTSGYHVLQVDLPKGMSSGLYHYQLVIEGEKKQVLSGRIVKQ
- a CDS encoding serine/threonine-protein kinase, encoding MEEGEKIVISEQDFRRRFVYDQDSLLGEGGFAKVYKAFDRQFDETVALKFYTKTELQKYDIISEMRNSRRFTHKNIIRVHDARIVRFTNSFGIAEDIQVGILEYANAGNLQDFLNTTPSEEQFKQVVLGILHGLQYLHTEKRVIHRDLSPDNILMIKDHEVWIPKIADFGISKQIDLKTMNMGGKKVSSELVGKMEYMAPEQFDPKKYGIDGQIATNVDLWALGVILTEVFLESSPFGDRNTAQSPMQIMHNVLHNPIPAEIRKIPEPYCKVIKSCLIKDANKRVKSSQDLIYTISSYEPKKKKTYVPLLVAGLFVALLAATGVWYFQKNVINDKTIIAETPISNDDAPKEKFTFQPVDSTIATVDSASADTTAGLGAENNANMDGNEKMPVNITEVDPNGAAVLKSMTNHTGMTSAKKKEFFQDLHREIKSLDNDEIDIFIRRSRINHHINDFFTDNKANVVIQYVNDSIEMKEQDVESFFNYIVNTAEMEVRDWEIDPLKTKLVEDKIATLTVKKL